Sequence from the Acidimicrobiales bacterium genome:
ATGTGGCGGCGCTGTTCGAACCGCTCGACCGGCGACGTGGCGACTCGCTCATCGCGTTCGGTTGGGCGATGGCCGAGGATCTGGCGAAGCTGGCCTGATCGGTGATCCCCGTCGGGTCCAACGACCGAACCGATGGGTTCACCTTGGTGCTCGGTGCCGGTGGCCGGGTCGGCATGGCCTCCCACGCCGGTGTGCTGCGGGCCCTGGACGAGGTCGGCGGACTCGACCCGGCTCGAGCTCGGCTCGTGATCGGCACCAGCGCGGGAAGCGTCATGGGTGCGCTGCTGCGGCTGGGATGGTCGACCTCGGAGATCTGGGCCCTCGCCACCAGGACCCGGCTGCCCGACCACCGCGATGATGTCGCCGGCGACGACCTCTTCGGGCGGTCGTGGACGAACCCCTCCCAGCTGGTGCGGCGGGCGTTGGGCTCGGTGTTCGTCGTGTCGCGCTCGCTCGTACGGGTCCCGCTGGTGCCCATACCCGAGCTGGCCCGCCGGGTCTTCCCCGGGGGGTTCCTCAGCCTCAGCGAGGAACAGGGCGATGTCGGCACCGGCATCGGCGACCACTGGCCCGATGCGCCGCTGTGGTTGTGCGCGGTCGACATCGAGACCGGCCGACGGGTGGTGCTCGGACGCCGCGGCGACCAACCGCCGCTGGCCGAGGCGGTGCTGGCGTCATGCGCCATTCCCGGCTACTACCAGCCCGTGCGGCTCGACGGCCGGACGCTGGTCGACGGGGGCGTCCACTCCACGACGAACCTCGACCTGGCCGGTCGGGTCGAGGCCCCGCTGGTCATCGCCTCGGCTCCGATGGCCTATGACCCCCGCCGCGCGCCGGGACCGCTCGCCCGCGCCGCCCGGCGCCCCATCAACCGTGGCCTGGCGCGAGACCGGATGGCGCTGCGCTCCGCCGGACGGTCGGTATTGCTGCTGCGTCCGGGCCGCGAGGAGCTCGACGCGCATGGTCTCAACCCCATGCGCGGCCACGGTCTCGAACCGGTGGCGGTGGCCGCCTACGACGCCACCGCCAGGTTCATCGCCAGCCCCAGAGCCGCGCGCCTCCTCACCGAGGCGGCCGAGGCTCCCATTTCCGTCGCCTCCGCGAGCTGATCCCTGACCCGATGGAGTTCCGCGACGTCGTCGCTCGACGCCGGATGGTGCGGGCATTCACCTCGGAACCCGTCGACGCCGAGGTCCTCGACCAGATGCTCTCCGACGCCCTGAGGTCTCCCTCCGCGGGGAACAGCCAGGGTCGGGACCTGGTCGTGCTCGAGGGACCGCAACAGACCGCGGCCTTCTGGGACGTGACCCTGCCGGAGGAGCGGCGCCCGTCGTTCGCCTGGCCAGGGCTGCTGGCCGCCCCGGTGATCGTCGTGCCGCTGGCCGACCCGAAGCGCTATCTCGACCGGTACTCCCGGCCCGACAAGGAGACCACGGGGTTGGGTGCGACCGAGGATGCGTGGCCGGTGCCGTACTGGACCATCGACACGGCCTTCGCCACCATGACCTTGTTGCACGCCGCGGTCGACGCCGGGCTCGGCGCGCTGTTCTTCGGGATCTTCCGCAACGAGGCCGAGCTCATGGGCGCGCTCGGCGTTCCCGACCATCTGCGACCCATCGGGGCGGTCGCCATCGGGCATCCCGCGCCGGAGCACCGTCGGGGTCGGTCGGCCGATCAACCCCGACGCGGGCTCGCCGAGGCCGTCCATCGTGGGTCCTGGGGTGGCTCGCGGGGCCGCTAGGGTCCCAGCACATGGACATCGCATTCGGGGGGAAGGTCGCGCTCGTGACGGGCGCGTCGAAGGGGATCGGCAGGGCCATCGCCGCGTCGCTGGCTGCCCATGGCGCACGGGTCATGCTGTCGTCGCGCAAGCAGGAGGCGCTCGATGCCGCCGCGGCCGAGATCGACGGCGAGACCGCGGTCTTCGCGGCCAACGCCGGCGATCCGGAGGCGGCCGAGGCCTGCGTGGCAGCCACCGTCGAACGCTTCGGTGGCATCGACATCCTCGTCAACAACGCGGCGACCAACCCCTACGCCGGCCGCTCGATCGACATCGACCTGCCCCGGTACGACAAGACGTTCGAGGTCAACCTGCGGGGTCCACTCGTGTGGTCGCACCAGGCATGGCACCAGTCGATGCACGCGCGTCCGGGGGCCTCGATCATCAACCTGGCCTCGGTCGGCGCCTACTCCGCCGCCTCGGGCATCGGCATCTACAACATGACCAAGGCGGGACTCGTCCACCAGACGCGCCTGCTCGCCAACGAGCTGGCACCCACGGTTCGGGTCAACGCCATCGCCCCGGGTCTGGTCAAGACCGACATGGCCAGGGCGCTGTGGGAGCCCAACGAGGCCACGCTCGGGTCGAACACCCCGCTCGGTCGCATCGGCGAGCCACAGGACATCGCCAACGCTGCGCTGTTCCTCGCGTCGGACCTGGCGGCGTGGATCACCGGTCACACCCTGGTCGTCGACGGTGGTTCGCTCCTGCGCAGCGGTAGCTAGGGTGGACGACGTGACCGGACGAGTGACACGCCCGCCAGAACCCGACGACACCTTTCCGTCGATGAAGCAGCGCAACCCCGCCATGTGGTGGGTTGCGGTCATCGCGGTGGTCGCCCTCGTGCTCACCACCGCCGCCGGCGCAGTGAGCGCGCTGCTCGCCTGAGCCGCCCCACCCTGGCCGTGGGTCAACCCTCGAACACCAGCCAGAGCACGAACAAGACGAGCGCCGCGACGACGAGGGGCCACGGCACGCCGAGCAGCAGCACGACCACTCCCACCACGGCGACCAGTGGGACGAACACCAGCACCTTGAGGTGACGCCGATCGAGCGGTCGGCGTTCGCGCGGGGCGTCGCCGGGCGATAGCGGATCATCGGACACGCCACCCAGTGTTGCCGACCCTCGTCGGCGATGTCGCGAACCGTTGCGGTGGAGTGCGCCCGGTAGCGTGAACCTCGTGGGGACCAGCAGCTGCAGCACCTGCGGAGCGAGCCTGCCGGAGCGTGCCCGGTTCTGCCCGTCCTGCGGCGCTGCGGCCAGCCACGCCCTCCCGGTCTTCGACCTCGGCTCCGAGGCACACCCGGACGAACCCGAGCCGCCACCGCCCCGGGACCGCACCCGCACCACGGTCGCCGGGGTGCTGCTGGGCGTGGTGGCGCTCATCGTGGTGCTGTCGGTCACCGGCGGTGGCGACGCCGACGAGCGGGCGGACCCCACCGCCGCAGACCAGACGACGACCACGACGCTCCCCCCGGCCTCGGCTCCGACGCTGCCCACCCCCCGGACCAACGACGACCTGACGCTGCTGGAAGAGGGAGAGCGGCTCGATCCGGCGTCCGGCATGGCGCTGGTGTGGTTCCGATCGAACGGAGCTGTGGTGGTCGCCGACCTGGGCACCGGCACCGAGCAGGTGATCGAGGACGACCTGCCGGTCCGACCGGTGCAGGGTGCACGATGGACAGGAGACTCGTTTCTGGTCCGGGGAGTGGACTCCGAGCTGTATCAGACCCGTCCCACCTCGGCCGGGTGGCGGCGAGTCGAGACCGACGGATACGAGGCCGATCTGTGGTGGCCCGGCCACGGCGAGCTGTTGACCTTGTGGTCCGCCGATTCGGCGACGCCGAGGTCGGGCGCGGTGCTGGGTCGGGTCCTCGCCACGGGCGAACTCGAGGTGTTCGATCTCGGTCAGCCCTTCGACCGACCGGCCGGTCTCGTCGATGGACGCCTGGCGGTCGACATCGGCGGAGCCATCTATCTCATCGCCCCCGACGGCACCCCGCAGCGGCACGCCTTCGGGTCGTTGCTCGGGGCCAGCGACCGGCTTCTGGTGCGTCGGAGCTGCAACGAGGTGCTCGAGTGCGAGATCGTGCTCGACGACGTGTCTGCCGGCATCGAGACCACCTTGGGTGGGTTCGAGTCGTCGGCATCGATCATCGCTGCCCGTCCCGCGCCCGATGGCAGCGCCGTGGCGGTCGTTTCTCCGCCCGATGCCGACGGATCCGCGCTCGAACTGTCGGTTCTGTCGGTGGACGGTGGCCCACCGGTCACCTTCGCGCTCGACGGATGGAGCGGCGACCCCAGCACCGCCGTCACCTGGACACCGGACAGCAACGGTCTGATCTGGCTCGAGCAGCACTTGCAGCCGTCGGTGCAGGCGGTGTGGTGGCGCGGTCCCGACGCCTCCACGAGCCCCGTGTCGGTACGGCTGTCGGATCGGACGCAGGCATCCGGTGGTTACGAAGGCCTGTTCCTGGTGCCGGTCGATGCGCTCCCGGAGCCATGGCGTCCCGTGTCGGCGCCGGGTTGAGCGCTCACAGCCGCGTGCGCACCACCTTGCCCAGCGCGGTGGTGGGCAATCGCTCCACCAGCTCGAGCTCTCGCGGGGCGGCGAAGGCGGGCATCTGGTCCTTCACCGCCGAGCGCAGTTGGTCGAGCGTCGGAAGATGGTGACGATCGGCCGGGACCACGACGGCCACCACCCGCTGCCCCCACTCGGGGTCGGCCCGGCCGACCACCGCGACTTCGGCAACGAGGGGATGGGCCCCGAGCACCGCCTCGACCGTGGCCGGCCACACGTTCTCGCCGCCGGTGATGATGAGGTCGCTCGCTCGCCCGTGGACGGTGAGCTCGCCGGTGTCGGGATCGACCTCGCCCCGGTCGCCGGTCGCCAGCCATCCCTCGAAGTCGGTCGGCACCGTGCCGTCGCGGTAGGCCCGCAGCAGCATCGGTCCCCGCAGGTGGATCTCGCCGTCGACGATCCGCACCTCGACGTCATCGAGCGGATGGCCGTCGTAGACCACGCCGCTGCCGGTCTCGGTCATGCCGTAGGTGGCCACCGTGTTGGCGGGGCGGTCGGCCGGGGGAGCCGAGCCGCCCAGGACGATGCAGGCGAAGCGCGACGGGTCGATCCGCGCCAGCGCGGTGGCCACCAGCGACACGTGGGTGGCGCCACGCTCGGTGGCCGCGGCCGTCACCGCCTCGGCATCGAAGCCCGGGTGCACCTCGAGGGGGGTGCCGGTGAGCAGCGCCCGGGTCACGACCGAGAGCCCGCCGACGTGGGACAGGGGCAGACATGCCAGCCACCGGTGCCGGTCCGGGTCCACACCGAGGCGCGCGGTGGTCGCCTGTGCCGACGCGGTGACTGCGTCGTGGGTCAGGACCACCCCCTTCGGGGCGCCGGTCGTGCCGCTGGTGGCCACCACCAGGGCATCGCCGGCCTGCACCGGCCTTCCGTCGGTCGTGCGGGTGCGGCCACCGTCGGGGGTGTCGAGCACCGTGGGGGCCATCGCGGCGATGAGCCGGTCGCGGGCGGGCCCCGGTAGGCGGGGATCGACCGGGAGTACGGCGTCGCCGTCGTCCCACGCCCGCCGTAGGCGGTCGACCCACGCCGGCCCGGCCGGTCCGATCAGCGCCACGAGCTCGTGCACGAACGCAGCGTAGAGGTTGGCCCTGGTTCTCCCGCTGGACGACACTTCACGTCGTGCCCGAGACCACCAGCACCCGCGTGACGCCGCGCCGATGAACCCCTGGATCCTCGGGGCCCGCCCCAGGACGCTGCCCGCTGCGGTGGTCCCGGTCGCGGTCGGCACCGCCGCCGCCGTGGGCGAGGCGCCCGTCGTGGCCTGGCGGGCCGGCGCCGCGCTGGTCGTGGCACTCGCCCTGCAGGTGGGCGTGAACTACGCCAACGACTACAGCGACGGCAAGCGGGGCACCGACGCCGACGGCGCCAGGGTGGGCCCGATGCGCCTGGTGGGCTCGGGGCTGAAGCCGGCCTCGGCGGTCAAGCGGGCTGCGCTGGCCGCCCTCGGGGTCGCCGCGCTGGCGGGGCTGGCGCTGGTGCTCGCGGTCGGCTGGGAGCTGCTGGTGGTGGGGGCGCTGGCGATCGCCGCCGCCTGGCTCTACACCGGTGGCCCTCGCCCCTACGGCTACGCCGGGTTCGGCGAGCTGTTCGTCTTCGTGTTCTTCGGGTTGGTCGCCACCGTCGGCTCCACCTACGTGCACACCGGCACCGTCACCGGGCTGTCGGTGGCGGTCGCGGTGCCGGTCGGGCTGCTGTCGACGGCGTTGCTGGTCGTCAACAACCTGCGCGACATCCCCGGCGACGCGGCGTCCGGCAAGCGCACCCTGGCGGTCCGCCTCGGCGACGGGCGCACACGCGTGCTCTACACCCTGTTGATGGCGGCACCGTTCGTGATGGTGCCGCCCATCGCCGCGTTCGGCCGGATCGGTGCCGTGGCCGCGCTGGTGGGGATCCCCTTCGGTCGCCGACCGGTGCTGTCGGTCCTCGAGGGAGCGGCCGGGCAGGCGTTGATCCCCGTGCTGGGGGCGACGGGACGGGTTCAGCTCATCGTCGGGGTCGCGCTGTCCGCAGGGCTCTGGTACAGCGCCTGATCACAGCCCGTGCCGCTCCAGCCACCTGCGCACGGTGACGAGGAAGCGCGCGGGCTGTTCGAGGTGGGCGGTGTGGCCGGCTCCCGCGATCGTCTCGAAGGTCGCCGACGCCCCGATCGAGGCTGCGAGGCGCTCGCCGAGGGCGACGAACTTGGCGTCGGCGGCTCCCGCCACCACCAGCACCGGCATGGTCAGCTCACCCAGGCGGTCCCAGGACGGCACCTGGCTGCCGGTGCCCGCCAGGCGCAGCGACGAGGCCAGACCCGCAGCAGTGTTCTCCGAGCGTTCGTCCCGGCAGGCCACGTCGGCTCCCAGGCCGGAGAAGATCGGCAACGACAACCACTCGGCCACGAACGCCTCGACCCCCATCTTCTCGATGCGACGGGCCCTGGCCTCGTCGTCGGCGAGCCGGGCGGAGCGCTCGCCGGGGTCCTCGATGCCCGCGGTGGCGCCGACCAGGACCAGGCCGTCGACGACGTCGGGCCGTTCCAGCGCGGTGTGGAGCGCGAAGCGCCCACCCATCGAGTACCCGAGGTAGGTGGCCGGGCCCGCAGCCTCGGCGATGAGGTGCCCGCCGCCGACCAGGTCGGCGACGACATCGCTCGACCACCCGTGTCCGGGGGCGTCGATCAGCACCAACTCGTGATCGCGGGCGAAGTCCTCGGCGACGGGCCCCCAGCACCGCCGGTTCTGGGTGAACCCGTGCACCAGCGCCAGCGGAGGGCCGCTGCCGCGACGTTCGGCGTACAGAGATGCCTCGCCGGGGAGCACGCTCGGTCGATCCACGCCGACAACCTATGCTGCGCGCCGATGCCCGACGCGCCGATCACCGCCCAAGCCACCTTCTGCGCGACCGTGGTCGACGAATGGGTCAGGTGCGGCATCACCGATGCGGTGGTGGCTCCCGGGTCCCGGTCCACGCCGCTGGCCATGGCCTTGGTGGCAGACGATCGGTTGCGGGTCCATGTCCACCACGACGAGCGGTCGGCGGGGTTCCTCGCTCTGGGGCTCGCCCTGGCCACCGGAT
This genomic interval carries:
- a CDS encoding patatin-like phospholipase family protein, yielding MIPVGSNDRTDGFTLVLGAGGRVGMASHAGVLRALDEVGGLDPARARLVIGTSAGSVMGALLRLGWSTSEIWALATRTRLPDHRDDVAGDDLFGRSWTNPSQLVRRALGSVFVVSRSLVRVPLVPIPELARRVFPGGFLSLSEEQGDVGTGIGDHWPDAPLWLCAVDIETGRRVVLGRRGDQPPLAEAVLASCAIPGYYQPVRLDGRTLVDGGVHSTTNLDLAGRVEAPLVIASAPMAYDPRRAPGPLARAARRPINRGLARDRMALRSAGRSVLLLRPGREELDAHGLNPMRGHGLEPVAVAAYDATARFIASPRAARLLTEAAEAPISVASAS
- a CDS encoding nitroreductase family protein — encoded protein: MEFRDVVARRRMVRAFTSEPVDAEVLDQMLSDALRSPSAGNSQGRDLVVLEGPQQTAAFWDVTLPEERRPSFAWPGLLAAPVIVVPLADPKRYLDRYSRPDKETTGLGATEDAWPVPYWTIDTAFATMTLLHAAVDAGLGALFFGIFRNEAELMGALGVPDHLRPIGAVAIGHPAPEHRRGRSADQPRRGLAEAVHRGSWGGSRGR
- a CDS encoding SDR family oxidoreductase: MDIAFGGKVALVTGASKGIGRAIAASLAAHGARVMLSSRKQEALDAAAAEIDGETAVFAANAGDPEAAEACVAATVERFGGIDILVNNAATNPYAGRSIDIDLPRYDKTFEVNLRGPLVWSHQAWHQSMHARPGASIINLASVGAYSAASGIGIYNMTKAGLVHQTRLLANELAPTVRVNAIAPGLVKTDMARALWEPNEATLGSNTPLGRIGEPQDIANAALFLASDLAAWITGHTLVVDGGSLLRSGS
- a CDS encoding zinc ribbon domain-containing protein, with translation MGTSSCSTCGASLPERARFCPSCGAAASHALPVFDLGSEAHPDEPEPPPPRDRTRTTVAGVLLGVVALIVVLSVTGGGDADERADPTAADQTTTTTLPPASAPTLPTPRTNDDLTLLEEGERLDPASGMALVWFRSNGAVVVADLGTGTEQVIEDDLPVRPVQGARWTGDSFLVRGVDSELYQTRPTSAGWRRVETDGYEADLWWPGHGELLTLWSADSATPRSGAVLGRVLATGELEVFDLGQPFDRPAGLVDGRLAVDIGGAIYLIAPDGTPQRHAFGSLLGASDRLLVRRSCNEVLECEIVLDDVSAGIETTLGGFESSASIIAARPAPDGSAVAVVSPPDADGSALELSVLSVDGGPPVTFALDGWSGDPSTAVTWTPDSNGLIWLEQHLQPSVQAVWWRGPDASTSPVSVRLSDRTQASGGYEGLFLVPVDALPEPWRPVSAPG
- a CDS encoding long-chain fatty acid--CoA ligase; this translates as MHELVALIGPAGPAWVDRLRRAWDDGDAVLPVDPRLPGPARDRLIAAMAPTVLDTPDGGRTRTTDGRPVQAGDALVVATSGTTGAPKGVVLTHDAVTASAQATTARLGVDPDRHRWLACLPLSHVGGLSVVTRALLTGTPLEVHPGFDAEAVTAAATERGATHVSLVATALARIDPSRFACIVLGGSAPPADRPANTVATYGMTETGSGVVYDGHPLDDVEVRIVDGEIHLRGPMLLRAYRDGTVPTDFEGWLATGDRGEVDPDTGELTVHGRASDLIITGGENVWPATVEAVLGAHPLVAEVAVVGRADPEWGQRVVAVVVPADRHHLPTLDQLRSAVKDQMPAFAAPRELELVERLPTTALGKVVRTRL
- a CDS encoding 1,4-dihydroxy-2-naphthoate polyprenyltransferase, yielding MNPWILGARPRTLPAAVVPVAVGTAAAVGEAPVVAWRAGAALVVALALQVGVNYANDYSDGKRGTDADGARVGPMRLVGSGLKPASAVKRAALAALGVAALAGLALVLAVGWELLVVGALAIAAAWLYTGGPRPYGYAGFGELFVFVFFGLVATVGSTYVHTGTVTGLSVAVAVPVGLLSTALLVVNNLRDIPGDAASGKRTLAVRLGDGRTRVLYTLLMAAPFVMVPPIAAFGRIGAVAALVGIPFGRRPVLSVLEGAAGQALIPVLGATGRVQLIVGVALSAGLWYSA
- a CDS encoding alpha/beta fold hydrolase yields the protein MDRPSVLPGEASLYAERRGSGPPLALVHGFTQNRRCWGPVAEDFARDHELVLIDAPGHGWSSDVVADLVGGGHLIAEAAGPATYLGYSMGGRFALHTALERPDVVDGLVLVGATAGIEDPGERSARLADDEARARRIEKMGVEAFVAEWLSLPIFSGLGADVACRDERSENTAAGLASSLRLAGTGSQVPSWDRLGELTMPVLVVAGAADAKFVALGERLAASIGASATFETIAGAGHTAHLEQPARFLVTVRRWLERHGL